The proteins below are encoded in one region of Magnetococcales bacterium:
- a CDS encoding aspartate-semialdehyde dehydrogenase, translated as MRTFNVAVVGATGNVGREMLRTLEQRNFPVGELHLLASSRSAGNHIEFRGRDVVVKDLETFDFTGCQIGLFSPGAKVSAVHAPRAAAAGCVVIDNTSFFRMDPDVPLVVPEVNPHHMADFRKKNIIANPNCSTIQMVVALKPLHDAATIRRVVVSTYQAVSGAGKEAMDELFEQTRAVYLPGGKPVPPKKFAKEIAFNLVPQIDVFLESGYTKEEMKMVNETRKILDPDIRVTATAVRVPVMNCHSESINIETEKHLTVARAREILAGAPGVVVLDDTTTPGGYMTPKEASGTDATFVSRIRQDESIDNGLNLWVVADNLRKGAALNAVQIAEALIAGGLI; from the coding sequence ATGCGTACTTTCAATGTGGCCGTAGTGGGAGCAACCGGTAATGTGGGTCGGGAGATGCTCCGCACCCTCGAACAACGCAACTTTCCGGTCGGAGAGCTGCACCTTCTGGCCTCCAGCCGTTCGGCTGGGAACCACATCGAATTCCGGGGCCGGGATGTGGTGGTAAAGGATCTGGAGACCTTCGACTTCACCGGTTGCCAGATCGGGCTTTTTTCCCCGGGGGCCAAGGTTTCGGCGGTGCATGCGCCGCGAGCGGCGGCGGCGGGTTGTGTGGTCATCGACAACACCTCGTTTTTCCGCATGGATCCCGATGTGCCTCTGGTGGTTCCGGAGGTCAATCCGCACCATATGGCCGATTTTCGCAAAAAGAACATCATTGCCAATCCCAACTGCTCCACCATTCAGATGGTGGTGGCATTGAAGCCGTTGCACGATGCGGCGACCATCCGCCGGGTGGTGGTTTCCACCTATCAGGCGGTTTCGGGAGCGGGCAAAGAGGCCATGGACGAGCTTTTCGAGCAGACCCGCGCGGTCTATCTGCCGGGGGGGAAACCGGTGCCGCCCAAGAAGTTCGCCAAGGAGATCGCTTTCAACCTGGTGCCGCAGATCGATGTCTTTCTGGAAAGCGGTTACACCAAGGAAGAGATGAAGATGGTCAACGAAACCCGCAAGATCCTCGATCCCGATATCCGGGTGACGGCGACTGCGGTGCGGGTGCCGGTGATGAACTGCCACTCCGAATCGATCAACATCGAGACTGAAAAACATCTCACCGTGGCACGGGCCCGGGAAATTCTTGCCGGGGCTCCGGGGGTTGTGGTTCTGGATGACACGACCACGCCGGGGGGCTACATGACTCCCAAGGAGGCCAGCGGTACCGATGCCACCTTCGTCTCCCGCATTCGTCAGGATGAGAGCATCGACAACGGGCTCAATCTCTGGGTGGTGGCGGACAATCTGCGCAAAGGCGCGGCTTTGAACGCGGTGCAGATTGCCGAAGCCCTGATTGCGGGCGGTCTTATCTGA